A stretch of Terriglobales bacterium DNA encodes these proteins:
- a CDS encoding glycoside hydrolase family 27 protein → MRSAVFSAFILVCISACAFAQTGIAPTPPMGWNSWDSFGRTITESEVRATAEVMAKELKRYGWQDVVIDEGWYIPNPKDDPKQYRFNLTEDGRFVPDPVRFPSSADGKGFKPLADYVHSLGLKLGIHILRGVPKQAADKNLPIAGSKLAAGDAADRQDLCPWNAYNYGAKDNEAGQAYYDSIFKLYASWDVDFVKVDCIADHPYKPAEIRMISEAIRKSGRPMVLSLSPGPTAIEHADEVAKYAQMWRTCDDFWDHWGKWQGHEWSQSLFDQFETAAKWAPHINTGRWPDSDMLPLGWLGPSPGAGEPRKSRFTQDEQRTMMTLWSVSRSPLMMGGNLLELDDWTRSLLTNAEVMGVDQRSQENRQALRDGDLVVWTARPVNGKGYYVAVFNIGDKELAVDRAWKDAGLPDGNYRVRDLWEKRNLGKTKKIEVKLRPHASVIWKAE, encoded by the coding sequence ATGAGGAGCGCAGTTTTTTCGGCATTCATTCTTGTCTGTATCAGCGCCTGCGCGTTTGCGCAGACCGGGATTGCGCCGACTCCACCGATGGGGTGGAACAGTTGGGACTCGTTTGGGCGCACGATCACCGAGAGCGAGGTGCGCGCAACGGCCGAGGTGATGGCGAAGGAATTGAAGCGGTACGGCTGGCAGGACGTGGTGATCGATGAAGGGTGGTACATCCCGAATCCGAAGGACGATCCGAAGCAATACCGTTTCAACCTGACGGAGGATGGGCGCTTCGTTCCGGATCCGGTGCGGTTTCCTTCGTCGGCGGACGGAAAAGGGTTCAAGCCACTGGCGGATTACGTTCATTCGCTGGGGTTGAAGCTCGGGATACATATCCTGCGCGGGGTTCCGAAGCAGGCGGCTGACAAGAACCTGCCGATTGCCGGTTCAAAGCTGGCGGCAGGCGATGCGGCGGACCGCCAGGACCTGTGTCCGTGGAACGCGTACAACTACGGCGCGAAGGACAACGAGGCCGGGCAGGCTTACTACGATTCGATCTTCAAGCTGTATGCGTCGTGGGACGTGGATTTTGTGAAGGTGGACTGCATTGCGGACCATCCGTATAAGCCGGCGGAGATCCGGATGATAAGCGAGGCGATCAGGAAGTCGGGGCGGCCGATGGTGCTGAGTTTGTCGCCGGGGCCGACGGCGATCGAGCACGCGGATGAAGTGGCGAAGTACGCGCAGATGTGGCGGACGTGCGACGACTTCTGGGACCACTGGGGCAAGTGGCAGGGGCATGAGTGGTCGCAGAGTTTGTTCGACCAGTTCGAGACGGCGGCAAAATGGGCGCCGCATATCAACACGGGTCGCTGGCCCGATTCGGACATGCTGCCGCTGGGGTGGCTGGGGCCGAGTCCGGGAGCGGGCGAGCCGCGGAAATCGCGGTTCACACAGGATGAACAGCGGACGATGATGACGCTGTGGTCGGTCTCAAGGTCTCCGCTGATGATGGGCGGGAACCTGCTGGAACTGGACGACTGGACCCGGTCGCTGCTGACGAACGCCGAGGTGATGGGGGTCGATCAGAGGTCGCAGGAGAACCGGCAGGCCCTGCGGGATGGCGACCTGGTGGTGTGGACGGCACGTCCGGTGAATGGGAAGGGATATTACGTGGCGGTGTTCAACATCGGCGACAAGGAACTGGCGGTCGATCGGGCGTGGAAGGACGCGGGACTGCCGGATGGCAATTATCGCGTGCGTGATCTGTGGGAGAAGAGAAATCTGGGGAAGACGAAGAAGATCGAGGTGAAGTTGAGGCCGCATGCGTCGGTGATTTGGAAGGCGGAGTGA
- a CDS encoding helix-turn-helix transcriptional regulator: MKRLAKRKAGYEVGSGNVFADLGLPSSEEALAKAELAQKITAVMQAKGLTQVELAKRLGVDQPKVSALVRGRLSGFSLERLMRFLLLLGQDIKITVQASPRSRARLKVA, encoded by the coding sequence ATGAAACGGCTGGCAAAACGGAAAGCGGGCTACGAGGTTGGCAGTGGCAACGTCTTCGCCGATCTTGGGCTGCCGAGTTCGGAAGAAGCTCTGGCGAAGGCAGAACTGGCGCAGAAAATCACGGCGGTGATGCAGGCGAAGGGACTCACACAGGTGGAACTGGCGAAGCGGCTAGGGGTGGATCAGCCGAAAGTGTCGGCGCTCGTGCGCGGACGGCTCTCGGGATTTTCGCTGGAACGACTGATGCGCTTCCTACTGCTGCTCGGGCAGGACATAAAGATCACCGTCCAGGCAAGTCCTCGCTCACGAGCCCGGCTGAAGGTGGCATGA